Part of the bacterium CG_4_10_14_0_2_um_filter_33_32 genome, TGCAAATTAGTCTTATACCACAAGGCTTTGATATGCATATTGGAAACTCCTTAGTTATTTGCAGGAGTCTCAAATGTTTCGTAACTTATTCATTTCATTTACAAAACATGATCAATAATCCCGCCGCCAAGCACTTCTTCACCATCATAGAAAACAGCTGACTGTCCTGACGTTATAGCTCTTTGTGGTGTTTTAAAAGTTAATTTGAACTTATCTTTTTCTGGATGAATATCTGCTTTCTGTTCTTTCATTGCATAACGTATCTTTGATTTAATATCCGTAACTTTTGTTGGTGCTTTTCCAGAAATCCAATTTATATTTTCTGCCAATAAAGATTTTCTATATAAATCTTTTTCTTTCCCTACAACCAATATATTATCTTTCGAATTGATATCTATAACATACAATGGCTCTTTCGCCGCAATACCAATACCCTTTCTTTGACCTACCGTATAAAAAGCTATTCCATTATGCTGTCCTAAGATTTCGCCTTTAGCATTAATGATTTTTCCTGCTTTGAATTTTTCCGGTTCAACCTGGCTCTCTAAAAACTGACGATAATCACCGAAGGGAACAAAACAAATTTCCTGGCTCTCCTTCCTATTATATGAAGGAAGATTACTTTCTTTAGCGATCCTTCTTACTTCTTCTTTTCTATAACCACCTATAGGAAGTAAAAAATGCTTTAATACTTTCTGTATAGCTGTATATAAAAAGTAACTCTGATCTTTATTACTATCAGTACCTTTTAAAAGCCTAAACATTTTTTCTTTTTTACCATTTATTAATCTTTCATAACTGTCCACTCTTGCATAATGACCAGTTGCAAAATAATCTGCTTCAAATATATCAATGGCTTTATGGAATAAAGCACTGAATTTTATTTTTTGCCCACATACAATACATGGATTAGGTGTTCTACCAGATAAATATTCATCTATAAAATAATCAACAATATTCTTTTTGAAAAAATCCCTTAAATCCAACACATGAAAAAGAATTTTTAGTTTATTAGCAGTTTCAAGAGCAACCTGCATTGCCTCTGCAGAACAACAAAGATTTTCAAAAGCGCAAAAAGGTACATTCTTCGGCTGATCCGAAGACCAAAAGCGCATAAAAACACCGATAACATCATACCCTTGCTCTTTGAGTAAAAATGCGGCCACAGATGAATCAACTCCACCGCTCATAGCTACAACCACCTTTTGTCTTTTACTTTTCATACCCAACCCATCTTTCCTTTGATTGCTTATTGTAAAAATCATCAGATGATTTTTTATAGTTTGTTTCCAAGAAAGATAATCTTTTTAATTTTTTACCATCCAACACTAAAGGATCAACAATTCTAATTTTGCTTTTAACTAAATAACTATTAGCAATTTCATTTCCTGAAACTATTAATTTTTCTCTTTTCATATTCTTTAACAATTTTAATTTCTTAAAAATATCTTTATTATTTGATTTTTTCAATTTTTCTAAAAATTTCTTTTCGTTCAAAAATAAATCTTCATGTTGAATAATCTTTTTTTCAAACGCTATCTTTATTACATCAACCATAATAAAATATAGTAATTCCTCAAAAGGATTTGCCCAAAATAGCTCATTGATTTTCATATAATTATCAGCAAAAGACAGTGCAATCTTCCTATTTTTAAAAACAATATTTCTATTCAAAACTATTAAATTATTTAATAAATCTTTGGTATTAAAATTTTTTGCTAAATAAGGGTCTCTTAAAAAATAATCAATCCGATCTGCACATAAATCTGGTAACGGCTTTTCCATGATAGGAAAATTGTTGTCATTAAGAACTTTTTTTAAATCTATATGATACTTTTTCAGTATTAGAGGAATATCTGATTTGTTAATTAATTCTCTATGATACTTTTTATCATACTCGCTATTTTCCTCTGGAAACAAAAAATCAATTGCATGAGAAAAAACCGTATGTCCTACATCGTACAACAATCCTGCAACCTGTTCTTCTACAGAAACTGAAAAACGCTTAAGCAAAAGATAAACACCTACACTATGTTCAAATCTAGTAATAATTCTTTTTGTATAATACTTATTATAAACACTTGGACCATGCTGGCTTATATTTTTTAATCTTTGAACTGGGTTAGAATTAATTATTTCGATAATAATAGGGTCTGAAATATTAACCTTCCCATACACATAATCCCTATAAATCATTATTGTTTACTCTTAGTTCTAATTCTTTATTAAGTACTTCCGAAATTAATATTGGATAATCTTTTGATTCATTCTCTTTAGTATAGCTTACAATTTTTGCCGATGCTTTATCTCTAATATTTATTAGCCAAGGATCATCAGCATTAATGATCACCAGACCATTTTTAGGTACCGCTTTAATTGCTTTTTCTATTTCTTTTGCTCTTATCTCTAGTTCATCGGACGATGCTTCGAAATCTAAACTTATATTCGTACAAATAAGGTATTTAGGTTGAACAATAGTTAAAAGATAATCCATTTCACCCGGGAAAATTGCTCCCAGCTCCAAGATTAATATTTTAGGAAATTTTTTACTAAATAAAGCAATAGATATTCCTCTTGATAAGATTTTAAACCATGCCCAAAAGGAAGAATTGCCTGATGGTAGATATAGTACGGCAAGCGGAAGGCCAATTTCAGTATTATAACTTCTGGGATTAGCTCGACAATCAAATTTTTTAGATAATTTTTCTTTGATTGCTTCCTTGGTTTCCGTTTTTCCTAAATTGCCAACTATACCAATAATCTGCGGCTTATGTCTCCAGATGGTTATCCTTGTTAATATTCTTAGAATCCAAGTTACGATTTTCTTAAATACTTTTTTCATTGCTGCTCCTTAAAGTATTGTTCTATTCTATCGAACGCCTCATTTATTTTTTCTTCAGTTACCCCAAAAGATATTCGTATATGATTTTCACCTATCGGACCAAAAGCGATTCCAGAAACTGTTGCTACCTTGGCTTTATACAACAAATCCAAAGCAATATCCCTTGAAGAACATTCCTTTAGGATTTTTGGAAAAACAAAATAAGCCGAATTTGGTCTTTTATATGAAAAATAATTTGATAATTTATCAAGACGCCTTAAAATCAAGTCCCTTCTTTTTATAAATTCTCTTTTAAACCTCAAGACCTCTTCCTCTGCTAACTCAAAAGCAGCTATTGCAGCGTATTGAGAAACTAC contains:
- a CDS encoding tRNA 2-thiouridine(34) synthase MnmA, with the translated sequence MIFTISNQRKDGLGMKSKRQKVVVAMSGGVDSSVAAFLLKEQGYDVIGVFMRFWSSDQPKNVPFCAFENLCCSAEAMQVALETANKLKILFHVLDLRDFFKKNIVDYFIDEYLSGRTPNPCIVCGQKIKFSALFHKAIDIFEADYFATGHYARVDSYERLINGKKEKMFRLLKGTDSNKDQSYFLYTAIQKVLKHFLLPIGGYRKEEVRRIAKESNLPSYNRKESQEICFVPFGDYRQFLESQVEPEKFKAGKIINAKGEILGQHNGIAFYTVGQRKGIGIAAKEPLYVIDINSKDNILVVGKEKDLYRKSLLAENINWISGKAPTKVTDIKSKIRYAMKEQKADIHPEKDKFKLTFKTPQRAITSGQSAVFYDGEEVLGGGIIDHVL